From one Gracilibacillus salinarum genomic stretch:
- a CDS encoding SDR family oxidoreductase, whose translation MKSAIVLGATGGTGQVIVSELLDRGIEVIAFGRSQSKLNTLMAEHDHNPRLTYKLGDIFDYQTIIKAAEDAEVIFQCANVKYQEMKDKLLLLGESVMKAANTLGKKIVIVDGIYVYGHQVAKGDESHPHQPHTKKGRIRVEFEQLIFSPKWNRAKALIVRLPDYYGPTSQNSYLQPTLEGMAANKISIFIGNLKTPREYVYLPDAARMIVNIAVEDDSYGENWNIPGTALISGNEIIKIARQVTGSRKPIIPLTKSAIRFIGLFDVFMREIVEIMYLTKEGFILSGEKYEKRIGPIPTTSFKKGLEETLTRLMRED comes from the coding sequence ATGAAATCAGCGATTGTATTAGGAGCAACTGGCGGGACAGGACAGGTTATTGTTTCAGAATTATTGGATAGAGGAATAGAAGTTATTGCTTTCGGCCGATCCCAAAGTAAATTGAATACACTGATGGCGGAACATGATCATAATCCCAGATTAACGTATAAACTGGGGGATATATTCGATTATCAGACAATTATTAAAGCGGCTGAAGACGCAGAAGTCATTTTTCAATGTGCGAATGTAAAGTACCAAGAGATGAAGGATAAACTCCTGCTACTTGGAGAAAGTGTGATGAAAGCAGCAAATACTCTAGGGAAGAAGATCGTTATTGTAGATGGAATTTATGTGTATGGACATCAGGTCGCAAAGGGAGATGAAAGTCATCCGCACCAGCCACATACCAAAAAAGGTAGAATAAGAGTGGAATTCGAGCAGTTGATATTCAGTCCCAAATGGAACAGAGCGAAAGCATTAATTGTCCGGTTACCGGATTATTATGGTCCTACTTCACAAAATTCTTATTTGCAGCCTACTCTAGAAGGAATGGCAGCCAATAAAATTTCGATTTTTATTGGAAACCTGAAAACACCTCGGGAATACGTCTATTTGCCAGATGCAGCTAGAATGATTGTAAATATAGCTGTGGAAGACGATTCTTATGGGGAGAATTGGAATATACCAGGCACAGCATTGATTTCTGGTAACGAAATTATCAAAATTGCTCGTCAAGTAACAGGAAGTCGAAAGCCTATCATTCCACTGACTAAAAGTGCTATTCGCTTCATTGGCTTGTTCGATGTATTTATGAGAGAAATTGTTGAAATTATGTACCTCACTAAAGAAGGGTTTATTCTGAGTGGCGAAAAATATGAAAAACGAATCGGACCCATTCCAACAACATCTTTTAAAAAAGGACTCGAAGAAACATTAACACGATTGATGCGTGAAGATTAA
- a CDS encoding TetR/AcrR family transcriptional regulator, producing MARSSKENRKEEILEAGLEVFAKRGYYNTTTAHIAEKAGISQPYVFRFFKTKEELFIAALERAFERILQTFKNVDAAPEQLVEEMIAAYEELSALYPNEIALQVIGISVTENAVRSATKKGLSSIQSYTVDRFKAAGIENVEREVTTFLARGILCNISYFIDLPELIDDQKNK from the coding sequence ATGGCTAGGTCTAGTAAGGAAAATCGCAAAGAAGAGATTCTTGAAGCTGGATTAGAAGTATTTGCAAAAAGAGGTTACTACAATACAACTACCGCACACATTGCAGAAAAAGCAGGCATATCACAGCCATATGTCTTTCGATTTTTTAAAACAAAGGAAGAATTGTTTATTGCAGCTTTAGAGCGAGCATTTGAAAGGATTCTTCAAACTTTTAAAAATGTGGATGCTGCTCCTGAACAACTTGTTGAAGAGATGATTGCAGCATATGAAGAGCTTTCTGCATTATATCCTAATGAAATCGCATTACAGGTAATAGGAATATCTGTAACAGAAAACGCTGTCCGTAGTGCAACGAAAAAAGGATTGTCGAGTATCCAAAGCTATACCGTTGATCGATTTAAAGCAGCAGGGATCGAGAATGTGGAAAGGGAAGTTACTACATTTCTAGCAAGAGGGATATTATGTAATATTTCGTATTTTATAGATCTCCCTGAGCTGATTGATGATCAAAAAAATAAATAA
- the sspO gene encoding small acid-soluble spore protein O — protein sequence MGKERKKRRETAASDEQAVRKDMSRNFDHEFANEPLTPAERANNKKTKKRQ from the coding sequence ATGGGTAAAGAGCGCAAAAAAAGGCGAGAAACTGCTGCGAGTGATGAACAGGCTGTCCGAAAAGATATGTCCAGGAATTTTGATCATGAATTTGCCAATGAACCACTGACTCCAGCTGAAAGAGCGAACAACAAGAAGACGAAAAAACGTCAGTAA
- a CDS encoding MmcQ/YjbR family DNA-binding protein, which produces MITRNEIFQHAQEKYGTSPDYPFQKFPTYAALRHASSKKWYALIMNVLPEKVGLEGTEEIDIINLKCPPEISASLRNEDNILPGYHMNKENWISVVLHRTDPEGDMYNLMEQSYDLTK; this is translated from the coding sequence ATGATCACAAGAAATGAGATCTTCCAACACGCCCAAGAAAAATACGGTACCTCACCTGATTATCCATTTCAAAAATTCCCAACCTACGCCGCCTTAAGACATGCCTCTAGTAAAAAATGGTACGCTCTGATCATGAATGTTCTCCCTGAAAAAGTGGGACTGGAAGGCACGGAGGAAATTGATATTATAAATCTGAAATGCCCTCCTGAAATCAGTGCCAGTTTAAGAAATGAAGATAATATTTTACCTGGATACCATATGAATAAAGAAAACTGGATCTCCGTAGTGTTGCATCGTACGGATCCAGAGGGAGATATGTATAACTTGATGGAACAGAGTTATGATTTGACGAAGTAG
- a CDS encoding ArsR/SmtB family transcription factor gives MEPIDVFKALSNETRLNILKWLKEPEKHFPKQGAHLPKGVSIKGGVCVGDIQEKAKASQSTVSQYLNMMQNAGLLESVRYGQWTYYRRNEETLSQLVEYFKTEI, from the coding sequence ATGGAACCGATTGATGTATTTAAGGCGTTATCAAATGAAACTCGACTTAACATTCTAAAATGGTTAAAGGAACCCGAGAAGCATTTCCCTAAACAAGGCGCTCATCTACCAAAAGGGGTAAGTATCAAAGGAGGAGTATGTGTAGGCGATATTCAGGAAAAAGCTAAAGCTTCTCAATCTACGGTTTCCCAATACCTTAATATGATGCAGAATGCAGGTCTACTGGAATCTGTCCGTTATGGTCAATGGACTTATTATAGACGAAACGAAGAAACCCTTTCTCAGTTAGTTGAATATTTTAAAACAGAAATCTAA